The following coding sequences lie in one Haematobia irritans isolate KBUSLIRL chromosome 3, ASM5000362v1, whole genome shotgun sequence genomic window:
- the LOC142228561 gene encoding uncharacterized protein LOC142228561: protein MKLFLALVALIAYAGADVSHLENNYLPPHTVASESQTVTFSPSSGYSSANVAGRSNAGSAGYNSGKTGFGFNTSGSSSSAAGRYSSGQYQQQSAAPAYSAGRTTASASSSSSRTAVSYNTGKYQQQTAAAGPARVSYSTSGSTGIGPGPASQSFTTTFNSQSGYSTGGKQAFAAPSGQQAYTTQTYSAPTVQRTYTASAPSRQQTYTAQTYSAPVVQKAYSAAPAAQQSYTAQRTYSAPVVQQTYSTQKTYSAPAAQQVISGPGKSYNSYQSYTAPATGQKTYSAPAAQKVSYSTSSTSQTYTAPAAPQTYTSQKVTYSAPVVQQTSAGPGKSYNSYQSYTAPVSQSFTTSSAQQTYSAPAAQQTYRATAAQKVSYNAPAAQKFTTSTQQTTSGPGPAYNSYKSYNAPTAQRVTYTSGGGSVQQSTAGPGQNYNSYQSYTAPAAQKVTYSTASNTQQLTAGPGQAYNSYQSYTAPAAQKVTYTTSGSAQQASAGPGKAYNSYQSYTAPAAQKVTYTTSGSTQQASAGPGQAYNSYQSYTAPAAQKVTYSSTTGSQQAAAAGPGQSYNSYQSYTAPASQQSSFSTGAVTQPSYSGASTQQAVAGPGQSYTSYQSYTAPASSGQKTTYSTAPVVQKTYKSASTQSYTAPASQTTSFSTGGSSQQTFAGPGQSYNSYQSYTAPATQKVAVSAPATSSASFRAPASQAFTRGGNSYSSSSSSSSIDTKYAANGGYVY from the exons ATG AAACTCTTTTTGGCGCTAGTCGCCCTCATCGCTTATGCTGGGGCTGATGTCTCCCATTTGGAAAACAATTATTTGCCACCACACACAGTGGCATCTGAATCACAAACAGTGACTTTTTCTCCCTCTTCGGGTTACTCATCCGCTAATGTAGCAGGTCGAAGTAATGCAGGTAGCGCCGGCTATAATTCtggaaaaactggttttggttttAATACATCGGGCTCCTCTTCAAGTGCTGCTGGCCGCTATAGCTCTGGCCAATATCAACAACAGTCTGCTGCTCCCGCTTATTCGGCTGGTAGAACTACTGCAAGTGCAAGCAGCTCTTCTTCGCGTACCGCTGTTAGTTACAATACCGGAAAATATCAACAGCAAACTGCAGCGGCTGGACCAGCCCGTGTTTCTTATTCTACTTCAGGTTCTACAGGTATTGGCCCTGGTCCCGCAAGTCAATCATTTACAACCACATTCAATAGCCAAAGTGGTTACTCGACCGGTGGTAAACAAGCTTTTGCTGCGCCAAGTGGTCAACAAGCTTACACCACTCAGACATATTCTGCACCGACTGTGCAACGAACCTATACTGCATCTGCACCTTCTAGACAGCAAACATACACCGCTCAAACCTATTCTGCTCCTGTAGTACAGAAGGCATATTCTGCAGCTCCAGCTGCCCAACAAAGCTATACTGCACAAAGAACTTATTCCGCTCCAGTAGTACAACAAACTTATAGCACTCAGAAGACATATTCTGCTCCCGCAGCGCAGCAGGTTATCTCAGGTCCTGGAAAATCATACAATAGCTACCAATCATATACAGCACCAGCTACTGGTCAGAAAACTTACTCAGCTCCTGCTGCTCAAAAAGTATCCTACTCAACTTCTTCGACCTCGCAAACCTACACTGCCCCAGCAGCTCCACAAACCTATACTTCCCAGAAGGTTACCTATTCCGCACCTGTAGTTCAACAAACCAGTGCCGGCCCCGGTAAATCGTATAACAGTTATCAGTCATACACCGCTCCAGTTAGTCAGTCTTTTACAACATCGTCTGCTCAACAAACGTATTCTGCTCCAGCTGCCCAACAAACTTATAGAGCAACAGCTGCTCAAAAAGTAAGTTACAATGCTCCAGCAGCTCAAAAGTTCACAACTAGTACCCAACAAACTACATCAGGACCTGGTCCTGCTTATAACAGTTATAAATCGTATAACGCCCCAACAGCACAAAGAGTGACCTATACATCGGGTGGAGGGAGTGTTCAACAATCTACAGCTGGGCCTGGACAAAACTATAATAGTTACCAATCCTATACCGCCCCTGCAGCTCAAAAGGTTACCTATTCTACTGCTAGCAATACCCAGCAATTGACCGCCGGCCCAGGTCAAGCTTATAACAGTTATCAGTCATACACTGCCCCAGCAGCACAAAAAGTGACCTATACTACGAGTGGCAGTGCACAACAAGCAAGTGCCGGCCCAGGTAAAGCTTATAACAGTTATCAGTCATACACTGCCCCAGCAGCACAAAAAGTTACCTATACTACGAGTGGTAGTACACAACAAGCAAGTGCCGGACCAGGTCAGGCCTACAACAGCTACCAATCATACACAGCTCCAGCAGCCCAAAAAGTTACCTACTCATCTACTACTGGATCCCAACAAGCAGCTGCTGCTGGACCTGGTCAATCCTATAATAGTTATCAATCATACACAGCTCCCGCTAGCCAACAATCATCGTTCTCAACTGGAGCAGTTACTCAGCCATCCTACAGTGGTGCATCAACTCAACAAGCTGTAGCTGGTCCTGGTCAATCGTATACCAGTTATCAATCTTACACTGCCCCTGCCTCTAGTGGTCAGAAGACTACTTATTCCACTGCTCCAGTAGTTCAAAAGACTTACAAATCTGCCTCTACTCAATCTTACACAGCTCCTGCTAGCCAGACAACTTCCTTCTCCACTGGTGGCAGTAGCCAGCAGACATTTGCTGGCCCCGGACAATCGTATAACAGTTATCAATCCTATACTGCTCCAGCGACTCAAAAGGTAGCAGTATCGGCTCCAGCTACTTCCTCGGCCTCTTTCAGAGCTCCAGCTTCCCAAGCCTTTACCAGAGGAGGAAATTCAtattcatcatcatcgtcgtcatcatccATCGACACAAAATACGCTGCCAATGGTGGCTATGTCTATTAA